The following proteins come from a genomic window of Polaribacter dokdonensis:
- a CDS encoding collagen-binding domain-containing protein, with translation MDYVHGITVNKKNTSILKIGVVFLLIFFSTLNINAQCVNATDCDGDGISNSIDLDDDNDGILDTDEFSCPTVASGSIVSFIIDSKPQTTSSKTVNSFSNSASPFSQNTSYTLSYGTSLGKRLEGFELSSGNIIKVDEDASVGNITFRRATSGSAPTNQIIWIENDGHTNTTNATQLHTTEVSNMAETFSHGFYNVGSDNVFDNSTSSQNNNNIERVDVVFDDGYFINSNNNQYVTVGERGKNNFIDIAIITSIDSNGTPTSYSSVYRVTTASMTTIEKLPSTVLRKEISDTEFRPSTALNQDVAIRAVTFADFGVANGTTIYGYSIFPPDYNTSNLLDWTTFPTNTNSSLGGLDLVLFNYFSSDCIYRDTDGDGLPDSKDTDSDNDGCPDAIEGLGAYTSSEVNNTLAGGSNGGSLLNFPPTINNNGIPTAVGTTIGGNETFGQATSTNVVTAEQINITIFPTSTTVNKTDNATFTAGASSISTTTFVAGSPDYTIPPGTNTSGTLSYKWFKNSAPSTILSTATTLNINAATIADIGDYTLQIIGVDNNCPEEVVFTLSVNDTPTTVDDTFSVNENSYNNSLDVLNNDTFGNDGPNTGTIVLPSGSTANGGTVTVDDAGTPNDPTDDKILYTPSGSAANDSFTYTIIDSNGDTSTANVNLSISSVVDCNDSPTAPAQGFNVFVEQNMNVKSTETKGSVAVGRNLNIKGDYNVATDDCGDFDTNGLKTGLLVGNKVNYPLNTVINTADDICNCGDPTIVNNGSFETGAVTNTWTLKDEADIPGWYTTATDNKIEIWKSGFQGKNAQSGNYIAEINANQRAALYQVICAEPGSVLNWSIWHRGRRGIDVANVKIGVSLNSASIEETMSTDQNAWVNYTGSYTVPAGEHTVYFVFESVSSQPYNNLSYGNLIDNFEVTKTTTGTCPAGGSNPNGLLTVVNPNYYTKIGKSSGSVAWYFDEQNAAANMRVTPNGTYNSSSRIQMNNNSPTYGVSSGNNPVYEINLIDFSSAFQSLRANGTNMASNTNNATLEDDNSNPITNTTLTSQTEIILNNGVNYLNVTGSDLNSVDGLTFKNSPSANKVLIVNVNAPGNFNWDVWEQIGITSAESPFILYNFFNSDKVNIRGTEAIYGTIFAPSSKIRKVNNKEDIYGQVIGKTFTHDGGVIHCNKFAATSTCPTFVGVAPSSGFDINVNPQCFVANDFSFTNTTQIIGVPQPEAPITYSWDFGDGTTSTSMDVSSKVYSNPGTYTVALTATNIYGTSTYTEQVTVLPVLEPIVSVVNLPSPTGKIIKQYTIDNASSFTDFSWTLPGNGSQSGPGLLQNQNPITYEFTNPGMYTISVTATSNDCTTTIDVPATVTSGEVTGGNSGGVESESLGDAISKIYVGRKKNSVPTTFVKSDANLYNKAKMKAEQPYQGKGQTMLDMFPTELVAGNVANVTSPTDILDYTVADEVLSVDFSLDGKTKGVVLGVKTSDKIYNHTKASCDRLRGAEILNIQTVQLEGYNFLMQGIKQRNGVVEYAISFATAKNNNDTNYTIQTNWYVNNYIKFNDVYNFQVWTTNPADTQKLVVDILNNLKAFIPVTQTEVQKVPKTYAAKISREKNELVVLLRSTQKGLNTEISMEEIYSETANNVKFRYNPVNTELEQTLRVDIADGYEYDGLVKVDGEVEDAFYHADGNWGLDFDASYTKIKDYFVSNSFDRTYQDDEHAINRNVALRATSDFDYLTLYKSLLPGTLAADYSEYNYLSFTAKGSGLIELGLIKKSIEDWKAQYRVMVDLSEEEQTYYVPFDIFTSSASQENLTAEDLTTLLFTFLPVEAQTKELDLTISDVKFTKIAVEDQIVNKIEKFENEFMAYPNPSQGNVNLLLFSQVDTEATVTLTDITGKTIYKENVNLNTGKNELDFNFRVKTGVMLLKVASKETNYGTSKIIFR, from the coding sequence ATGGATTACGTACATGGAATAACGGTTAATAAAAAGAACACTTCTATACTCAAAATTGGGGTAGTTTTCCTTTTAATTTTCTTTTCGACTTTAAACATTAATGCACAATGTGTAAATGCTACAGATTGTGATGGAGATGGAATATCAAATAGTATCGATTTAGATGATGACAATGATGGTATTTTAGATACAGATGAATTTAGCTGTCCTACAGTAGCATCTGGTTCAATTGTATCTTTTATAATTGACAGTAAGCCACAAACTACTTCTAGTAAAACTGTAAATTCTTTTTCTAACTCAGCATCACCTTTTTCTCAAAATACATCTTACACACTTTCTTACGGAACAAGCTTAGGAAAACGTTTAGAAGGTTTTGAGTTGAGCTCTGGTAATATCATTAAGGTAGATGAAGATGCATCTGTAGGTAATATTACATTTAGAAGAGCTACAAGTGGCTCTGCTCCTACCAATCAAATTATTTGGATCGAAAACGATGGTCATACAAACACAACGAACGCAACCCAATTACATACTACAGAAGTAAGTAATATGGCTGAAACTTTTTCTCACGGATTTTATAATGTTGGAAGTGATAATGTTTTTGATAATAGCACATCTTCTCAAAACAACAATAATATAGAAAGAGTAGATGTAGTTTTTGATGATGGATATTTCATCAACTCAAACAACAACCAATATGTAACTGTTGGTGAAAGAGGAAAAAACAATTTTATTGATATTGCAATTATTACAAGTATAGACAGTAATGGAACACCAACTTCTTACAGTTCTGTTTACAGAGTAACTACAGCCTCTATGACAACCATAGAAAAGTTACCCTCTACAGTTTTAAGAAAAGAAATTTCTGATACTGAGTTTAGACCAAGTACAGCACTAAATCAAGATGTAGCAATAAGAGCTGTTACATTCGCAGATTTTGGAGTTGCCAATGGCACTACCATTTATGGTTATTCAATTTTTCCTCCAGATTACAATACTTCTAATTTATTAGATTGGACAACTTTTCCGACAAATACAAACTCATCATTGGGTGGTTTAGATTTAGTTTTATTTAATTATTTTTCATCAGATTGTATTTATAGAGATACAGATGGTGATGGTTTGCCTGATAGTAAGGACACAGATTCAGATAATGATGGTTGTCCAGATGCTATAGAAGGTTTAGGAGCATATACATCATCAGAAGTAAACAACACTTTAGCAGGAGGTAGTAATGGTGGTAGTTTATTAAATTTTCCACCAACAATAAATAATAATGGAATTCCGACTGCTGTTGGAACAACCATTGGTGGTAATGAAACTTTTGGCCAAGCAACTAGCACTAATGTAGTTACAGCCGAACAAATTAACATAACTATATTTCCTACGAGTACAACAGTAAATAAAACTGATAATGCCACGTTTACTGCTGGAGCATCTTCCATATCTACTACAACTTTTGTTGCTGGTTCTCCAGATTACACAATTCCTCCAGGTACAAATACATCTGGAACCTTGAGTTACAAATGGTTTAAAAATAGCGCACCAAGTACAATTTTATCAACAGCAACTACTTTAAATATAAATGCTGCAACTATAGCAGATATTGGAGATTATACATTACAAATTATAGGAGTTGATAACAATTGTCCAGAAGAAGTTGTTTTTACATTATCTGTAAATGACACACCAACTACTGTTGATGATACTTTTAGCGTAAATGAAAACAGTTACAACAATAGTTTAGATGTTTTAAATAATGATACTTTTGGTAATGATGGGCCTAATACTGGCACAATAGTATTACCAAGTGGAAGCACAGCTAATGGAGGCACTGTAACAGTAGATGATGCAGGTACTCCAAACGATCCTACAGATGATAAAATTTTATATACACCATCTGGTTCTGCTGCAAATGATAGTTTCACTTACACTATTATTGATAGTAATGGAGATACTTCAACTGCAAATGTTAATTTAAGTATAAGCAGTGTTGTAGATTGTAATGATAGCCCAACAGCTCCTGCACAAGGTTTTAATGTGTTTGTAGAGCAAAATATGAATGTAAAATCAACAGAAACTAAAGGAAGTGTTGCTGTTGGTAGAAATTTAAATATTAAAGGAGACTATAATGTTGCTACAGATGATTGTGGAGATTTTGATACAAATGGACTAAAAACAGGCCTTTTAGTTGGTAACAAAGTAAACTATCCACTAAATACTGTGATTAACACTGCTGATGATATTTGCAATTGTGGAGATCCTACAATTGTAAATAATGGAAGTTTTGAAACTGGAGCAGTTACAAATACTTGGACATTAAAAGACGAAGCAGATATTCCAGGTTGGTATACAACAGCTACTGATAATAAAATTGAAATTTGGAAATCTGGTTTTCAGGGTAAAAATGCACAATCAGGAAATTATATTGCAGAAATTAATGCAAATCAAAGAGCTGCATTATATCAGGTTATTTGTGCAGAACCAGGCTCAGTTTTAAATTGGTCTATTTGGCATAGAGGAAGACGTGGCATTGATGTTGCCAATGTAAAAATAGGAGTTTCTTTAAACTCAGCTAGTATAGAAGAAACCATGAGTACAGATCAAAATGCTTGGGTAAATTATACTGGTTCTTACACTGTTCCTGCAGGTGAACACACTGTATATTTCGTTTTTGAATCGGTATCTAGTCAACCATATAACAATTTATCTTATGGTAATTTGATTGATAATTTTGAAGTTACCAAAACAACAACAGGAACATGTCCTGCAGGAGGTTCAAATCCTAATGGATTATTAACAGTTGTCAACCCAAATTACTATACTAAAATTGGTAAAAGCAGTGGTTCAGTTGCTTGGTATTTTGATGAGCAGAATGCAGCTGCAAATATGAGAGTAACTCCAAATGGAACTTATAATTCTTCTTCAAGAATTCAAATGAATAATAACTCTCCAACTTATGGAGTAAGTTCTGGTAATAATCCAGTTTATGAAATTAATTTAATAGACTTTTCGAGTGCATTTCAAAGCTTAAGAGCCAATGGTACAAACATGGCTTCTAATACTAATAATGCAACATTAGAAGATGATAATTCAAACCCAATTACTAATACTACCTTAACTAGTCAAACAGAAATAATTTTAAATAATGGTGTAAATTATTTAAACGTAACTGGTTCAGATTTAAATAGTGTAGATGGTTTAACCTTCAAAAATTCACCTTCTGCCAACAAAGTTTTAATTGTTAATGTAAATGCTCCAGGTAATTTTAATTGGGATGTTTGGGAACAAATTGGAATTACATCTGCAGAGAGTCCTTTTATATTATATAATTTTTTCAACTCAGATAAAGTAAATATTAGAGGTACAGAAGCTATTTATGGTACTATTTTCGCACCATCTTCTAAAATTAGAAAAGTAAACAATAAAGAAGATATCTATGGTCAAGTAATTGGTAAAACTTTCACACATGATGGAGGTGTTATACATTGTAACAAATTTGCTGCAACAAGTACTTGTCCTACTTTTGTTGGTGTAGCACCAAGTTCAGGATTTGATATTAACGTTAACCCACAATGTTTTGTGGCAAATGACTTTTCTTTTACAAATACAACCCAAATAATTGGAGTTCCACAACCAGAAGCACCTATTACCTACTCTTGGGATTTTGGAGATGGAACTACAAGCACTTCAATGGATGTTAGTAGTAAAGTATACTCAAATCCAGGCACTTATACTGTTGCATTAACAGCAACTAATATTTATGGTACAAGTACATACACAGAACAAGTAACTGTTTTACCTGTTTTAGAACCAATTGTAAGCGTTGTAAATTTACCATCGCCAACAGGTAAAATTATAAAACAATATACTATAGATAATGCAAGTTCATTTACAGATTTCTCATGGACACTTCCTGGTAATGGCTCCCAAAGTGGACCTGGTTTATTACAAAACCAAAATCCAATAACTTACGAATTTACAAATCCAGGCATGTATACCATTTCTGTAACTGCTACAAGTAATGATTGTACCACAACTATTGATGTTCCTGCTACAGTAACTTCAGGCGAAGTAACAGGAGGTAATTCTGGAGGAGTTGAGTCTGAGTCTTTAGGTGATGCTATTTCTAAAATTTATGTAGGTAGAAAAAAGAATTCTGTACCTACTACTTTCGTAAAATCTGACGCAAATCTTTACAACAAAGCTAAGATGAAAGCTGAGCAGCCTTACCAAGGTAAAGGTCAAACTATGTTAGACATGTTCCCTACTGAGTTAGTAGCTGGTAATGTAGCTAATGTAACCTCTCCTACTGATATCTTAGATTACACTGTAGCTGATGAAGTATTGTCTGTAGATTTCTCTTTAGATGGTAAAACAAAAGGTGTAGTATTAGGAGTAAAAACTTCTGATAAAATCTATAACCATACCAAAGCTTCTTGTGATAGATTAAGAGGTGCTGAGATTTTAAACATTCAAACTGTACAGTTAGAAGGTTACAACTTCTTAATGCAAGGTATTAAGCAAAGAAATGGTGTAGTAGAATACGCAATCTCTTTTGCAACTGCTAAGAATAATAATGATACAAATTATACAATTCAAACTAACTGGTATGTTAACAACTACATCAAATTTAATGATGTGTATAACTTCCAAGTTTGGACAACTAATCCTGCTGATACTCAAAAATTAGTAGTAGATATTTTAAACAACTTAAAAGCATTTATTCCTGTAACTCAAACAGAAGTGCAGAAAGTACCTAAAACGTATGCTGCTAAAATCTCTAGAGAGAAAAACGAGTTGGTAGTATTATTAAGAAGTACTCAAAAAGGTTTAAACACTGAGATTTCTATGGAAGAAATCTACTCTGAGACTGCTAACAATGTGAAGTTTAGATATAACCCAGTAAACACTGAGTTAGAGCAAACATTAAGAGTAGATATTGCTGATGGTTATGAATATGATGGTTTAGTAAAAGTTGATGGTGAAGTAGAAGATGCTTTTTATCATGCAGATGGTAACTGGGGATTAGATTTCGATGCTAGCTATACTAAAATTAAAGATTACTTTGTATCTAATAGTTTTGATAGAACTTATCAAGATGATGAGCATGCAATCAATAGAAACGTAGCACTTAGAGCAACAAGTGACTTTGATTACCTAACATTATACAAATCTTTATTACCTGGTACTTTAGCTGCTGATTATTCTGAATACAACTATTTATCTTTCACTGCTAAAGGTTCTGGACTTATTGAATTAGGTTTAATTAAAAAATCTATCGAAGATTGGAAAGCACAATATAGAGTTATGGTAGATTTATCTGAAGAAGAGCAAACTTATTATGTTCCTTTTGACATCTTTACATCTAGTGCTAGTCAAGAAAATTTAACAGCTGAAGATTTAACAACATTATTATTTACCTTCTTACCTGTAGAGGCCCAAACTAAAGAATTAGATTTAACAATCTCTGACGTGAAGTTTACCAAAATTGCAGTAGAAGATCAAATTGTAAATAAAATTGAGAAGTTCGAAAACGAATTTATGGCATATCCAAACCCTTCTCAAGGTAATGTAAACTTGTTATTATTTAGTCAAGTAGATACTGAAGCAACTGTTACTTTAACAGACATCACTGGTAAGACTATTTACAAAGAAAACGTAAACTTAAATACTGGTAAAAACGAACTAGACTTTAACTTTAGAGTTAAAACTGGAGTTATGTTACTTAAAGTAGCTAGTAAAGAAACAAACTATGGTACTTCTAAAATTATTTTTAGATAA